A section of the Macadamia integrifolia cultivar HAES 741 chromosome 9, SCU_Mint_v3, whole genome shotgun sequence genome encodes:
- the LOC122088134 gene encoding inositol transporter 4-like has product MEGGIPKADKTEFRECCVTTWKQPYIMRLALSAGIGGLLFGYDTGVISGALLYIRDDFEAVDKSTLYQEFIVSTAVAGAMVGAALGGWVNDWKGRRISILVADVLFFIGALVMAASIHPLMIIAGRLLVGMGVGMASMTGPLYISEASPARIRGALVSTNALLITGGQFLSYLINLAFTKAPGTWRWMLGVAGLPAVIQFILMWSLPESPRWLYRKGRKQEAEDILKKIYPPHELSGEVEALSKSVEAEIAEEGSIGEGNLVTRVKKAWSNVIVRRGLIAGIGCQVAQQFVGINTVMYYSPTIVQLAGFASNKTALALSLVTSGLNAIGSIVSILFVDRYGRRKLLLWSLFFIIVCLTGLFGVFKEAALHSPPVTQLESAHFGANATCPLYSTARDASSWSCMSCLKASSDCAFCANGQKNPGACLASNPSIKNACQGEHREWFTKGCPNSFGLLAVFGLGAYIVSYSPGMGSVPWILNSEIYPLRYRGLCGGMAAVANWFSNFFVSLTFLTLTQLLGSAYTFLLFGFFSLCAFVFIYFNVPETKGLPFEEVEKMLERGFKPWPFNSK; this is encoded by the exons ATGGAAGGTGGTATTCCAAAAGCTGACAAAACAGAGTTTAGAGAATGTTGTGTTACAACTTGGAAGCAGCCTTATATTATGCGACTTGCTTTATCTGCTGGCATTGGAGGGCTTCTCTTTGGTTATGACACAG GAGTTATCTCAGGCGCCCTTCTTTATATTCGAGATGATTTTGAAGCTGTCGACAAGAGTACACTTTACCAA GAATTCATAGTAAGCACAGCAGTAGCAGGAGCCATGGTTGGTGCTGCTCTTGGTGGATGGGTTAACGATTGGAAAGGGCGAAGAATATCAATATTGGTAGCagatgttttgttttttattggtGCATTAGTCATGGCTGCCTCAATACATCCTTTGATGATAATTGCTGGAAGGTTACTTGTTGGTATGGGTGTTGGAATGGCCTCAATGACTGGACCTCTTTATATTTCAGAAGCTTCTCCTGCTAGAATTAGAGGTGCCCTTGTTAGCACAAATGCATTGCTAATTACAGGAGGCCAATTTTTATCATACCTTATTAATTTGGCTTTCACAAAG GCACCTGGAACTTGGCGTTGGATGCTTGGAGTTGCAGGTCTTCCAGCTGTGATTCAGTTTATATTGATGTGGTCACTTCCTGAGTCCCCTAGGTGGCTCTATAGAAAG GGTAGGAAACAAGAAGCAGAGGATATTTTGAAGAAAATATATCCACCTCATGAACTTTCTGGTGAGGTTGAGGCCTTAAGCAAATCAGTTGAGGCTGAAATAGCAGAGGAAGGTTCCATTGGTGAAGGTAACTTAGTTACTAGAGTTAAGAAAGCATGGAGTAATGTGATAGTCAGAAGGGGGCTCATTGCTGGTATTGGATGTCAAGTAGCTCAACAGTTTGTGGGAATCAACACAGTCATGTACTACAGCCCAACAATAGTACAATTGGCTGGGTTTGCTTCAAATAAGACAGCCTTGGCACTCTCTCTTGTTACTTCTGGTCTTAATGCTATTGGTTCCATTGTTAGTATATTATTTGTTGATAGATATGGGAGGAGAAAATTGCTTCTTTGGAGTTTATTTTTCATCATAGTTTGTCTTACCGGTCTATTTGGAGTTTTCAAAGAAGCTGCCCTGCATTCTCCACCTGTAACTCAGCTAGAATCTGCCCACTTTGGTGCAAATGCTACATGTCCGCTTTACTCAACAGCAAGAGATGCATCATCTTGGAGCTGCATGTCATGCTTAAAAGCATCCTCTGATTGTGCATTTTGTGCCAATGGTCAA AAGAATCCAGGTGCTTGTTTGGCTTCAAACCCAAGTATAAAAAATGCATGTCAAGGGGAGCACCGTGAATGGTTCACTAAAGGATGTCCAAACAGTTTTGGGTTACTAGCTGTATTTGGCTTAGGAGCATACATCGTTTCTTATTCACCTGGGATGGGAAGTGTCCCTTGGATTCTGAATTCAGAGATATACCCACTAAGATATAGAGGGCTGTGTGGAGGGATGGCTGCAGTTGCTAACTGGTTTTCGAACTTCTTCGTGAGCCTGACTTTCTTAACTTTGACTCAACTCCTCGGCTCAGCATATACATTTCTCTTGTTTGGATTCTTTTCATTATGCGCTTTTGTATTCATCTACTTCAATGTCCCTGAGACCAAAGGATTGCCATTCGAGGAGGTTGAGAAGATGCTGGAACGAGGATTTAAGCCCTGGCCTTTCAATTCAAAATAA
- the LOC122088484 gene encoding lichenase-like: MATCSARGSPSVAATMLLLFGLLMSTLGITGAQTGVCYGMNGNNLPSKQEVVALYKSQNIQRMRLYDPNKEALQALRGSNIGLILGVPNDALQGIATSTSTANNWVKTNVVAYSSNVKFRYIAVGNEVSPVNGNSQYVNFVLPAIKNIRSAISSAGLNIPVTTAIETGLLSTSYPPSQGAFRSDVRSYIDPILAFLSQNKSPLLANVYPYFSYKSNTASIQLSYALFTSTSVVVHDQYSNLGYKNLFDALVDAVYSAMEKAGGSSVGLVVSESGWPTAGGTSTTVANAKTYNNNLIQHVKSGTPKKPGSLETYIFAMFDENNKSPEEEKHWGIFNPNKQPKYQISFS; this comes from the exons ATGGCTACTTGTTCTGCACGAGGAAGCCCTTCTGTTGCTGCCACAATGCTACTTCTTTTTGGGCTCCTAATGTCTACCTTAGGCATaacag GGGCACAAACAGGGGTTTGTTATGGGATGAATGGAAACAATTTACCATCTAAACAAGAAGTGGTGGCTCTCTACAAATCCCAAAATATCCAAAGGATGAGACTCTATGATCCAAACAAAGAAGCTCTCCAAGCTCTTAGAGGCTCCAACATTGGACTCATATTGGGTGTCCCAAATGATGCCCTTCAAGGCATAGCAACCAGTACTTCCACAGCAAATAATTGGGTAAAAACAAATGTGGTAGCCTACTCATCTAATGTCAAATTCCGGTATATCGCCGTGGGGAACGAAGTCAGTCCGGTGAATGGCAATTCTCAATATGTTAACTTCGTTTTACCTGCCATTAAAAACATTCGCTCTGCAATTTCATCAGCTGGCCTGAACATCCCGGTGACCACTGCCATCGAAACCGGACTACTCAGCACCTCATACCCTCCATCCCAAGGTGCATTCAGAAGTGATGTAAGGTCATATATAGACCCAATTCTTGCTTTCCTTTCTCAAAATAAGTCTCCATTACTAGCAAATGTGTATCCATACTTCAGTTACAAATCCAACACTGCTTCCATCCAACTTTCCTATGCTTTGTTTACATCCACTTCAGTTGTGGTGCATGACCAATACAGTAATCTTGGATACAAAAACCTTTTTGATGCCCTTGTTGATGCTGTCTACTCTGCTATGGAGAAGGCAGGTGGTTCTAGTGTTGGACTTGTTGTATCAGAGAGTGGTTGGCCAACTGCAGGAGGTACTTCAACAACAGTAGCGAATGCAAAGACTTACAACAACAATCTGATTCAACATGTGAAGAGTGGCACTCCTAAGAAGCCTGGGTCTTTAGAGACTTATATCTTTGCCATGTTTGATGAGAACAATAAGAGTCCAGAGGAAGAGAAGCACTGGGGGATATTCAATCCAAATAAACAACCCAAATACCAAATCAGCTTCTCTTAA